The Chelatococcus sp. HY11 genome includes a window with the following:
- a CDS encoding CaiB/BaiF CoA-transferase family protein has product MSRTDDKASSIAPLHGLKVLELARILAGPWSGQLLADLGADVVKVERPGAGDDTRSWGPPFVAKADGDGDLSAAYFHATNRGKRSITADFESPEGQALIRRLAAEADVLIENFKVGGLRKYGLDYESLKAVNPRLIYCSVTGFGQDGPYAARAGYDYLIQGMGGSMDLTGEPDGEPMKIGVAYVDIFTGLYATVGILAALRRRDATGLGGMVDMALLDTQVSVLANQSLNFLVSGVSPKRLGNAHPNIVPYQVFPVSDGHVIVAVGNDGQFRRFVTVLGAPALADAEAYATNKARVANRDQLCPLLAQLTAQHSRADLLGQLEAQGVPAGPINTVADVFADPQVLARGMKVDLPNPAAAGGSIPSVRSPIVIDGVPQVARRSSPAVGEQTEEILRDPNWGGQS; this is encoded by the coding sequence ATGAGTAGGACTGACGACAAGGCCAGTAGCATCGCTCCCCTCCACGGCCTCAAGGTGCTCGAACTCGCGCGGATCCTGGCAGGGCCGTGGTCAGGCCAGCTCCTGGCCGATCTCGGCGCCGATGTCGTCAAGGTCGAGCGGCCCGGCGCCGGTGACGACACGCGCAGCTGGGGCCCGCCTTTCGTAGCCAAGGCGGATGGCGACGGCGACCTCTCGGCCGCCTATTTCCATGCCACCAATCGCGGCAAGCGTTCCATCACGGCCGATTTCGAGAGTCCCGAGGGCCAGGCGCTCATCCGCCGGCTGGCAGCGGAAGCCGATGTGCTCATCGAGAACTTCAAGGTCGGCGGCCTCAGGAAATATGGCCTCGACTACGAGAGCCTGAAGGCCGTCAACCCGCGGCTCATCTATTGCTCGGTCACCGGCTTCGGCCAGGATGGCCCCTATGCCGCCCGCGCCGGGTATGACTATTTGATCCAGGGCATGGGCGGCAGCATGGATCTCACGGGCGAGCCGGACGGCGAGCCGATGAAGATCGGTGTCGCCTATGTCGATATCTTCACCGGGCTCTATGCGACCGTCGGTATCCTGGCGGCCCTGCGGCGCCGCGACGCGACGGGCCTCGGCGGCATGGTCGACATGGCGCTGCTCGACACCCAGGTCAGCGTGCTCGCCAACCAGTCGCTGAACTTCCTCGTCTCCGGCGTCTCGCCGAAGCGGCTCGGCAACGCCCATCCGAATATCGTGCCTTATCAGGTCTTCCCGGTCTCGGATGGCCACGTCATCGTTGCCGTTGGCAACGACGGGCAGTTCCGGCGGTTCGTCACCGTGCTCGGCGCCCCGGCGCTGGCTGATGCGGAAGCCTATGCGACCAACAAGGCGCGTGTCGCCAACCGCGACCAGCTCTGTCCGCTCCTCGCCCAGCTCACGGCGCAGCACAGCCGCGCCGATCTCCTCGGCCAGCTGGAAGCGCAAGGCGTTCCGGCCGGGCCGATCAATACGGTGGCCGATGTCTTCGCCGATCCGCAGGTGCTGGCGCGGGGCATGAAGGTCGACCTGCCCAACCCGGCGGCGGCCGGCGGCAGCATCCCCTCGGTCCGTTCGCCCATCGTCATCGACGGCGTGCCGCAGGTGGCGCGCCGTTCATCGCCCGCCGTCGGTGAGCAAACTGAAGAGATCCTGCGTGATCCGAACTGGGGGGGCCAGTCATGA
- a CDS encoding acyl-CoA dehydrogenase: MSDKKGSFDWADPFLIESQLTDDERMIRDTAHAYAQEKLQPRILEAYAHEKTDREIFNEMGELGLLGVTLPEEYGCAAASYVAYGLVAREVERVDSGYRSMMSVQSSLVMYPIYAYGSEEQRERYLPKLASGEWVGCFGLTEPDAGSDPGGMTTRAEKIDGGYRLIGTKMWISNSPIADVFVVWAKSAAHEGQIRGFVLEKGLKGLSAPKIGGKLSLRASITGEIVMDGVEVPESALLPNVSGLKGPFGCLNRARYGISWGVLGAAEDCWHRARQYTLDRKQFGRPLAATQLVQKKLADMQTEISLGLQGSLRVGRLFDEGRMAPEMISLVKRNNCGKALDIARVARDMHGGNGIQEEFHVMRHAQNLETVNTYEGTHDVHALILGRAQTGIQAFF, encoded by the coding sequence ATGAGCGACAAGAAGGGCTCCTTCGACTGGGCCGATCCGTTCCTGATCGAAAGCCAGCTGACCGACGACGAGCGGATGATCCGCGACACGGCCCATGCCTATGCGCAGGAGAAGCTCCAGCCGCGCATCCTGGAAGCCTATGCCCATGAGAAGACCGATCGCGAGATCTTCAACGAGATGGGCGAGCTCGGCCTGCTCGGCGTGACCTTGCCGGAGGAATATGGCTGCGCGGCCGCGTCCTACGTGGCTTACGGGCTGGTCGCCCGCGAGGTGGAGCGTGTCGATTCCGGCTATCGCTCCATGATGAGCGTGCAGTCCTCGCTCGTGATGTACCCGATCTATGCCTATGGCTCCGAGGAGCAGCGCGAGCGCTACCTGCCCAAGCTTGCCTCGGGCGAGTGGGTCGGCTGCTTCGGGCTGACCGAGCCGGACGCCGGCTCCGACCCGGGCGGCATGACCACCCGCGCCGAAAAGATCGATGGCGGCTACCGCCTGATCGGCACGAAGATGTGGATTTCCAACTCGCCGATCGCCGATGTCTTCGTAGTCTGGGCGAAGTCGGCCGCCCACGAGGGCCAGATCCGCGGCTTCGTGCTGGAGAAGGGCCTGAAGGGCCTCAGCGCACCGAAGATCGGCGGCAAGCTGTCGCTGCGCGCCTCCATCACCGGCGAGATCGTGATGGACGGCGTCGAGGTGCCGGAAAGCGCGCTTCTGCCGAACGTCTCCGGGCTGAAGGGACCGTTCGGCTGTCTCAACCGCGCCCGCTACGGCATCTCCTGGGGCGTGCTCGGCGCCGCCGAGGACTGCTGGCATCGCGCACGCCAGTATACGCTGGACCGCAAGCAGTTCGGCCGGCCGCTCGCCGCAACCCAGCTCGTCCAGAAGAAACTCGCCGACATGCAGACCGAGATTTCGCTCGGCCTGCAGGGGAGTTTGCGCGTCGGCCGCCTCTTCGACGAGGGCCGCATGGCCCCCGAGATGATCTCCCTTGTCAAGCGCAACAATTGCGGCAAGGCGCTCGACATCGCCCGCGTCGCCCGCGACATGCATGGCGGCAACGGCATCCAGGAAGAATTCCACGTCATGCGTCACGCGCAGAACCTGGAGACGGTCAACACCTATGAGGGCACGCACGACGTGCACGCGCTGATCCTCGGGCGCGCCCAGACGGGTATCCAGGCGTTCTTCTGA
- a CDS encoding DUF559 domain-containing protein: MSDADERGTSDPSPSGEGGPAHRAGSGGVPRRQRRSPLPTTLPRGLRQQMTPQEVKVWNWLREEIVPAGFHFRRQVAIDRYVVDFACLKHRVVVEIDGIQHGFDDHTADRIRDSKLAALGFRVLRFTNGDVERDKRAVMDTIYAALTAGGPHPSASPPPSPEGEGSSGCTVRHETHGVRDAEKRSTDPSPPGEGGPALSAGSGGVPRRQPHPQGSKERQ, from the coding sequence ATGAGCGACGCTGACGAGCGAGGCACCTCCGATCCCTCCCCTTCAGGGGAGGGTGGCCCGGCGCATCGCGCCGGGTCGGGTGGGGTTCCCCGCCGCCAACGTCGCTCGCCCCTCCCCACGACTCTTCCGCGCGGGTTGCGCCAGCAGATGACCCCGCAGGAGGTCAAGGTCTGGAACTGGCTGCGTGAGGAGATCGTGCCGGCGGGCTTTCATTTTCGCCGGCAGGTGGCCATCGATCGCTACGTCGTCGATTTCGCCTGTCTCAAGCACCGCGTTGTCGTCGAGATCGATGGCATCCAGCATGGCTTCGACGATCATACAGCCGATCGGATCCGCGACTCCAAACTCGCAGCCCTCGGTTTCCGCGTCTTGCGTTTCACCAATGGCGACGTTGAGCGCGACAAGCGGGCTGTCATGGACACGATCTATGCAGCCTTGACTGCGGGTGGTCCCCACCCGTCGGCTTCGCCGCCACCCTCCCCCGAGGGGGAGGGATCCTCAGGCTGCACTGTCCGTCATGAAACACATGGCGTTCGCGACGCTGAAAAGCGAAGCACCGATCCCTCCCCTCCAGGGGAGGGTGGCCCGGCGCTGAGCGCCGGGTCGGGTGGGGTTCCCCGCCGCCAGCCACATCCGCAGGGCTCGAAAGAGAGACAATGA
- a CDS encoding aldehyde dehydrogenase family protein has translation MPSAISPVKDEVLAILSRLGVTDKVYGATGLAARSPITGETIATLREDDKASTAAAIGRADEAFRAWRLVPAPRRGELVRLLGEELRAAKTDLGRLVTIEAGKITSEGLGEVQEMIDICDFAVGLSRQLYGLTIATERPDHRMMETWHPLGVCGVISAFNFPVAVWSWNAALAFVCGDSVVWKPSEKTPLTALAVEAIFNRAAARFGEVPAGLLEVIIGGREAGEALVEDVRVPLVSATGSTAMGRKVGPKLAERFARAILELGGNNAAIVAPTADLDLALRGIAFAAMGTAGQRCTTLRRLFVHDSVYDALVPRLAKVYGSVSIGDPRTTGTLVGPLIDKAAFDGMEKALAEVKALGAAVHGGGRREIGGSDAWYAAPALVEMPAQAGPMLHETFAPILYVVRYTDFDDALAQHNAVGAGLSSSIFTLDLREAERFVSVTGSDCGIANVNIGPSGAEIGGAFGGEKETGGGREAGSDAWKSYMRRATNTINYGTTLPLAQGVTFDVDA, from the coding sequence ATGCCCTCAGCGATCTCCCCGGTCAAAGATGAAGTGCTTGCCATCCTGAGCCGCCTGGGGGTGACGGACAAGGTCTACGGCGCTACGGGGCTCGCCGCGCGCTCACCCATCACCGGAGAGACGATCGCGACGCTGCGCGAGGACGACAAGGCATCGACGGCAGCCGCCATCGGCCGCGCCGACGAAGCCTTCAGGGCCTGGCGCCTCGTCCCCGCCCCCCGTCGCGGCGAACTGGTGCGCCTTCTCGGCGAGGAGCTGCGTGCCGCCAAGACCGACCTTGGCCGCCTCGTCACCATCGAGGCCGGCAAGATCACCTCAGAGGGCCTCGGCGAGGTCCAGGAGATGATCGACATCTGCGATTTCGCCGTCGGCCTGTCGCGCCAGCTCTACGGTCTGACGATCGCCACCGAGCGTCCCGACCATCGGATGATGGAGACATGGCACCCGCTCGGCGTCTGCGGCGTCATCTCGGCCTTCAATTTCCCCGTCGCCGTCTGGTCGTGGAACGCGGCGCTCGCCTTCGTCTGCGGTGATTCCGTGGTCTGGAAGCCGTCAGAGAAGACCCCGCTGACGGCACTCGCCGTCGAAGCCATCTTCAACCGCGCCGCCGCGCGCTTCGGCGAGGTCCCGGCCGGCCTGCTTGAAGTCATCATCGGAGGTCGCGAGGCCGGAGAAGCGCTGGTCGAGGACGTCCGCGTCCCTCTCGTCTCCGCCACGGGCTCCACGGCCATGGGCCGCAAGGTCGGTCCGAAGCTCGCGGAGCGCTTCGCGCGCGCCATTCTCGAGCTCGGCGGCAACAACGCCGCCATCGTCGCGCCGACGGCCGATCTCGACCTCGCGTTGCGCGGCATCGCCTTCGCCGCCATGGGCACCGCCGGCCAGCGCTGCACCACGCTGCGCCGCCTGTTCGTCCACGACAGCGTCTATGACGCGCTCGTGCCGCGCCTCGCCAAGGTCTACGGCAGCGTCTCCATCGGCGATCCGCGCACCACGGGCACCCTCGTCGGCCCGCTGATCGACAAGGCCGCCTTCGACGGCATGGAGAAGGCGCTCGCCGAAGTGAAGGCGCTCGGCGCCGCCGTGCACGGCGGCGGCCGCCGGGAGATCGGCGGGTCGGACGCCTGGTACGCCGCGCCGGCCCTCGTCGAGATGCCGGCACAGGCCGGCCCCATGCTCCACGAGACCTTCGCGCCGATCCTCTATGTCGTGCGCTACACGGATTTCGACGACGCGCTCGCGCAGCACAACGCGGTCGGCGCGGGGCTGTCGTCCTCAATCTTCACGCTCGACCTGCGCGAGGCAGAGCGCTTCGTTTCGGTCACGGGCTCCGATTGCGGCATCGCCAATGTCAATATCGGCCCCTCGGGCGCGGAAATCGGCGGCGCCTTCGGTGGCGAGAAGGAAACGGGCGGCGGCCGCGAGGCCGGTTCCGACGCCTGGAAGTCCTATATGCGCCGCGCGACGAACACCATCAACTACGGCACGACCCTGCCGCTGGCCCAGGGCGTAACCTTCGACGTGGACGCGTGA
- a CDS encoding thiamine pyrophosphate-binding protein: MTSFKPRTGGQILVDQLVKQNVEHIFCVPGESYLAVLDALHDAAIPVTVCRQEGGAAMMAEAQGKLTGRPGICFVTRGPGATNASAGIHIAKQDSTPMILFVGQIETGMREREAFQEVDYRAAFGPIAKWATEIDDADRIPEIISRAFHVAMSGRPGPVVIALPENMLTTIAEVADAPYVEAVETHPASAQMADLEKRLSAARNPIAIVGGSRWSEEAVAQFTRFAERFNMPVACSFRRQMLFPADHASYAGDLGLGVNPKLLARIKDADLVLMVGGRLSEVPSQSYTLFGIPGPGTELVHVHPDAGELGRVYAPALAINASPTAFAAALDAIAPPKELPWAAGTAQAHADYLAWSDPTGVKTVGRLQMGAIMQYLAEVLPDDAIMTNGAGNYATWLHRFHRFRRYGTQAAPTSGSMGYGLPAAVGVKKLHPDRTVVSFAGDGCFLMHGQEFTTAVQYDLPIIVLVIDNAIYGTIRMHQEREYPGRVSATSMKSPDFAALAVAYGGYGERVETTEQFAPALSRAMASGKPAILHLILDPEVITPTTTLTAIREKALASGH, encoded by the coding sequence ATGACTTCTTTCAAGCCACGGACCGGCGGGCAGATCCTCGTCGACCAGCTCGTGAAGCAGAATGTGGAGCATATCTTCTGCGTGCCCGGCGAGAGCTATCTCGCGGTGCTCGACGCGCTGCATGACGCCGCGATCCCTGTCACGGTGTGCCGGCAGGAAGGTGGCGCCGCCATGATGGCGGAAGCGCAGGGCAAGCTGACGGGGCGGCCGGGCATCTGTTTCGTGACTCGGGGGCCCGGCGCCACGAACGCCTCGGCAGGCATCCACATCGCCAAGCAGGACTCGACGCCGATGATCCTGTTCGTCGGCCAGATCGAGACCGGCATGCGTGAGCGCGAAGCCTTCCAAGAGGTCGACTACCGCGCGGCTTTCGGCCCCATCGCCAAATGGGCGACCGAGATCGACGATGCCGACCGCATCCCGGAAATCATCTCGCGCGCCTTCCACGTGGCCATGTCCGGCCGGCCGGGGCCGGTGGTGATCGCCCTGCCCGAGAACATGCTGACGACCATCGCCGAGGTTGCCGACGCGCCCTATGTGGAGGCGGTGGAGACGCATCCGGCGTCCGCGCAGATGGCCGATCTCGAAAAGCGCCTGTCGGCGGCGCGGAACCCGATCGCCATCGTGGGCGGGAGCCGCTGGTCGGAGGAAGCCGTCGCGCAGTTCACCCGCTTCGCCGAGCGGTTCAACATGCCGGTCGCCTGCTCCTTCCGGCGCCAGATGCTGTTTCCGGCGGACCACGCCTCATACGCTGGCGATCTCGGCCTCGGCGTCAATCCGAAGCTTCTCGCCCGCATCAAGGATGCCGATCTCGTGCTGATGGTGGGTGGGCGCCTCTCGGAAGTGCCGAGCCAGAGCTATACTCTCTTTGGCATTCCGGGCCCGGGCACGGAACTTGTCCACGTTCATCCGGATGCGGGCGAGCTCGGCCGCGTCTATGCGCCGGCACTCGCCATCAACGCCTCGCCGACGGCATTCGCGGCAGCGCTCGACGCCATCGCCCCGCCGAAGGAACTGCCCTGGGCGGCCGGGACAGCGCAGGCCCATGCGGACTATCTCGCCTGGAGCGACCCGACTGGGGTGAAGACGGTCGGACGCCTGCAGATGGGCGCCATCATGCAGTATCTTGCGGAAGTCCTGCCGGACGATGCCATCATGACCAACGGCGCGGGCAACTACGCCACCTGGCTGCACCGCTTCCACCGCTTCCGCCGCTACGGCACCCAGGCGGCGCCAACCTCTGGCTCCATGGGCTACGGCCTGCCGGCGGCGGTGGGCGTGAAGAAGCTCCATCCCGACCGAACCGTGGTCTCCTTCGCGGGCGATGGCTGCTTCCTGATGCACGGCCAGGAATTCACCACCGCCGTGCAATATGACCTGCCGATCATCGTGCTCGTCATCGACAATGCGATCTACGGCACCATCCGCATGCACCAGGAGCGCGAATATCCCGGCCGCGTCTCTGCCACCTCGATGAAGAGCCCGGATTTCGCGGCCCTTGCCGTCGCCTATGGCGGCTACGGCGAGCGGGTGGAAACGACGGAGCAGTTCGCTCCGGCACTCAGCCGCGCCATGGCTTCAGGCAAGCCGGCGATCCTGCATCTCATCCTCGATCCGGAAGTCATCACGCCCACGACGACGCTGACCGCAATCCGCGAGAAGGCGCTGGCCTCGGGCCACTAA
- a CDS encoding multidrug effflux MFS transporter, translating to MPSTVSPAGAPRPKFLGHAIILGLLSAIGPFAIDMYLPALPAIGEHLRADTNTVQLSIMAYFVALGFGQLFYGPVSDMVGRKPPLYFGVTVFALGSVGCALAPDIVSLIAFRFVQGIGACACSAIPRAIVRDLHRGPDAAKLMSLLMLVFSVSPILAPLAGSIVISVAGWRAVFGIIAVIAVLGLVLIGTRLKETRPPENRVESSIGGAFRAYGTLLRDRHFLGLVFIGAFGMSGFFVFLANSSFVLIEHYGLSPTLYSFAFSINAVSFIGVSQFSSMLGRRYGLRNIVRPAVTIYAVLMVLLFVLFALGFDHLAIMVVLLFVANGALGLVIPTSAVLALEDHGALAGTASALMGTLQFATGSVMIALVGLFVDGSALPMLGGMAVCAAASLTFALVTLRHTPRRGTANAGMKAPAE from the coding sequence ATGCCTTCAACAGTGTCGCCTGCCGGCGCGCCGCGTCCGAAATTTCTCGGTCACGCGATCATCCTCGGGCTGCTGTCGGCGATCGGTCCGTTTGCGATCGATATGTATCTGCCGGCCTTGCCCGCCATCGGCGAGCATCTGCGCGCCGACACAAACACGGTTCAGCTCAGCATCATGGCCTATTTCGTGGCGCTGGGATTCGGGCAGCTGTTTTACGGCCCCGTGTCGGACATGGTGGGGCGCAAGCCGCCGCTGTATTTTGGTGTTACGGTCTTTGCCCTTGGCAGTGTCGGCTGTGCGCTCGCGCCCGATATCGTTTCGCTCATCGCCTTCCGCTTCGTGCAGGGCATTGGCGCCTGTGCCTGCTCGGCGATCCCGCGCGCCATCGTGCGCGACCTGCACCGTGGTCCTGATGCCGCGAAGCTGATGTCGCTCCTGATGCTCGTGTTCAGCGTCTCGCCGATCCTGGCGCCGCTGGCGGGCAGTATCGTCATCAGCGTCGCCGGTTGGCGTGCCGTTTTCGGGATCATCGCTGTCATCGCGGTCCTTGGCCTCGTCCTCATCGGCACGCGGCTCAAGGAGACGCGGCCACCGGAGAACCGTGTCGAAAGTAGCATTGGCGGCGCTTTCCGCGCCTATGGGACACTTCTCAGGGACCGGCATTTCCTGGGGCTCGTCTTCATCGGTGCCTTCGGCATGTCGGGCTTCTTCGTTTTTCTGGCGAATTCATCCTTCGTGCTCATCGAGCACTATGGACTCTCGCCGACGCTCTACAGCTTTGCCTTTTCGATCAACGCGGTGTCCTTCATTGGCGTCTCGCAGTTCAGCAGCATGCTGGGCCGCCGCTACGGACTGCGTAACATCGTGCGGCCTGCCGTGACGATTTATGCCGTGCTGATGGTGTTGCTGTTTGTGCTGTTCGCACTGGGCTTCGACCATCTGGCGATCATGGTCGTGCTGCTGTTCGTCGCAAATGGCGCGCTCGGGCTCGTCATCCCTACGTCCGCCGTCCTGGCATTGGAGGATCACGGCGCCCTCGCCGGCACGGCTTCCGCGCTCATGGGCACTTTGCAGTTCGCCACCGGTTCGGTGATGATCGCCCTGGTCGGGCTTTTCGTCGATGGCTCCGCTCTCCCGATGCTCGGGGGCATGGCGGTCTGCGCTGCGGCCAGCCTCACCTTTGCCCTTGTCACGCTGCGGCATACGCCTCGCCGCGGCACGGCCAACGCAGGAATGAAGGCCCCCGCGGAATAA